From Halalkalicoccus sp. CG83, one genomic window encodes:
- a CDS encoding electron transfer flavoprotein subunit alpha/FixB family protein — MVDLDPREYEIAELGPKVREVEELDELEEMLELEEGGPNREDVKTLLVSRIERVEAEDEEEDAGEVDPSAHTVAELGNLIRKVDDVDELEVLLEEEKKGQDRKTAKRLIEQQLDSVRGSEEGEERERLSPEEKHPDLDHPTADKQYVSALTDGVYRDMWVYCETQRGELIDVSREMLGKARELMDEYNDEYDEAERVVAVVIGDEAEGIAEETIAYGADVAVYTEDPRLERFYHKPYTEVFCEMARAGSPNHGDDADADWKTIEGDEDADEQPYDEPRYALFPATNNGRDLSAQVQGELDSGLASDCSGLYIEKTVISNPAKTGEAGDKKEFERVLHMKRPDFSGFEYSTILCLDAPDREFHPQGASVIPGSFEMPEPDPEREGEVVEFDATLSSDWFRVTVEDHDRLEGGVDLTGREVIVALGRGIGDDPTQGVELGLDLVDAFDDADLGITRGIVTSSYQFEGHVEQYTKEERQIGETGQVVEPDVYIAAGISGAIQHKVGMDESDTIVSINTDPEADIRDFSDYFIEGDLFEVLPKLTEAVERGELELQAVADGRGGEN; from the coding sequence GTGGTCGATCTCGATCCGCGAGAGTACGAGATCGCGGAGCTCGGCCCAAAGGTGCGGGAAGTAGAGGAGCTCGACGAGCTCGAGGAGATGCTCGAACTCGAGGAGGGCGGACCCAACCGCGAGGACGTGAAGACGCTGCTGGTCAGCCGGATCGAGAGGGTCGAGGCCGAGGACGAGGAGGAGGACGCCGGCGAGGTCGACCCCTCGGCGCACACCGTCGCGGAGCTGGGCAATCTGATCCGGAAGGTCGACGACGTCGACGAACTGGAGGTGCTGCTCGAGGAGGAGAAGAAGGGCCAGGACCGAAAGACCGCCAAACGGCTTATCGAACAGCAGCTCGACTCGGTCCGGGGCAGCGAGGAGGGCGAGGAGCGAGAACGGCTCTCGCCCGAGGAGAAACACCCCGACCTCGACCACCCTACCGCGGACAAGCAGTACGTCTCCGCGCTCACGGACGGCGTCTACCGCGACATGTGGGTCTACTGTGAGACCCAGCGCGGCGAGCTGATCGACGTCTCGCGGGAGATGCTCGGGAAGGCCCGCGAGCTGATGGACGAGTACAACGACGAGTACGACGAGGCCGAACGCGTCGTCGCGGTCGTGATCGGCGACGAGGCCGAGGGGATCGCGGAGGAGACGATCGCCTACGGCGCGGACGTCGCGGTCTATACCGAGGACCCCCGGCTGGAGCGCTTCTACCACAAGCCCTACACCGAGGTGTTCTGCGAGATGGCGCGCGCCGGATCGCCGAACCACGGGGACGACGCGGACGCCGACTGGAAGACGATCGAGGGCGACGAGGACGCCGACGAGCAGCCGTACGACGAGCCCCGCTACGCGCTCTTCCCGGCGACGAACAACGGTCGCGACCTCTCGGCGCAGGTACAGGGAGAACTCGACTCCGGGCTCGCGAGCGACTGCTCCGGTCTCTACATCGAGAAGACCGTGATCTCCAATCCGGCGAAGACCGGCGAAGCGGGCGACAAGAAGGAGTTCGAGCGCGTCCTCCACATGAAACGACCCGACTTCTCGGGGTTCGAGTACTCCACCATCCTCTGTCTCGACGCGCCCGACCGGGAGTTCCACCCGCAGGGGGCATCGGTGATCCCGGGCAGCTTCGAGATGCCCGAACCCGACCCCGAGCGCGAGGGCGAGGTGGTCGAGTTCGACGCGACGCTCTCCTCGGACTGGTTCCGCGTGACGGTCGAGGATCACGACCGCCTCGAGGGCGGCGTCGACCTCACCGGACGGGAGGTGATCGTCGCACTGGGACGCGGCATCGGCGACGATCCCACGCAGGGGGTCGAACTCGGCCTCGACCTGGTCGACGCGTTCGACGACGCCGACCTCGGCATCACCCGCGGGATCGTCACCTCCTCGTATCAGTTCGAGGGCCACGTCGAGCAGTACACGAAGGAGGAGCGCCAGATCGGCGAGACCGGGCAGGTCGTCGAACCCGACGTCTACATCGCCGCCGGGATCAGCGGCGCGATCCAGCACAAGGTCGGGATGGACGAGTCCGACACCATCGTCTCGATCAACACCGACCCCGAGGCCGACATCCGTGACTTCTCCGACTACTTCATCGAAGGCGACCTCTTCGAGGTGCTGCCGAAGCTGACCGAGGCGGTAGAACGCGGCGAACTCGAGCTCCAGGCGGTCGCGGACGGACGAGGAGGTGAGAACTGA
- a CDS encoding MarR family transcriptional regulator, which translates to MSAPEAVSTERTDETGWEAVRELPPSAKLVAKVLEYNETLTQSQLAEETLLPPRTVRYALNRLEEVDVVESRFSFSDARKRLYTLSIDSR; encoded by the coding sequence ATGAGTGCACCAGAGGCGGTGTCGACGGAGCGGACGGACGAGACGGGCTGGGAGGCGGTCCGGGAGCTGCCCCCGAGCGCGAAGCTCGTCGCGAAGGTGCTCGAGTACAACGAGACGCTGACCCAGAGCCAGCTCGCCGAGGAGACGCTGCTTCCTCCACGAACCGTTCGCTACGCGCTGAACCGGCTCGAGGAGGTCGACGTCGTCGAGTCGCGGTTCTCCTTCTCCGACGCCCGCAAACGGCTCTATACGCTCTCGATCGACTCGCGCTGA
- the mre11 gene encoding DNA double-strand break repair protein Mre11, protein MTRVIHTGDTHIGYRQYHSAERRADFLSAFERVIEDAIDAEVDAVVHAGDLFHDRRPDLGDLLGTLDALRTLDDAGIPFLAVVGNHEGTREGQWLDLFERLGLATRLDDSGTEIGETTFYGLDHVPQSRREELEYAFEPPNTEHAALVTHGLFEPFAYADWDTEELLERSSVAFDAMLLGDNHHPDRAQVGETWVTYCGSTERTSAAERDDRGYNLVTFGSEDGSTGDDVHITRRGLPTREFVFVDVELGEGKGAERVLERVGQHDLADRVVVVTVEGEGNAITPADVESFARDRGALIARVNDAREIEAEGDVTVSFADPDAAVRESIRDLGLSEAASDIDETVRASKVADSNVRETVEERVRTLLEEDPDAFDGGEIGPSEDETAADEPADPDGTGTDVAETTEVAEDAATDGIENANVGTVDAETAENADDDGVHDVEAAEVAEGPGGTGDGQSSMEEYL, encoded by the coding sequence ATGACGCGGGTCATCCACACGGGCGACACCCATATCGGGTATCGCCAGTACCACTCGGCCGAGCGACGGGCCGACTTCCTCTCCGCCTTCGAACGCGTGATCGAGGACGCGATCGACGCCGAGGTCGACGCCGTCGTTCACGCGGGCGACCTCTTTCACGACCGTCGTCCCGACCTCGGAGACCTGCTGGGCACGCTCGACGCCCTCCGGACGCTCGATGACGCCGGGATCCCCTTCCTGGCGGTCGTCGGCAACCACGAGGGAACCCGGGAGGGCCAGTGGCTCGACCTGTTCGAACGTCTCGGGCTCGCCACCCGGCTCGACGACTCGGGCACCGAGATCGGCGAGACCACGTTCTACGGGCTGGATCACGTCCCGCAGTCCCGGCGCGAGGAGCTCGAGTACGCGTTCGAGCCGCCGAACACCGAACACGCCGCGCTGGTCACCCACGGGCTGTTCGAACCCTTCGCCTACGCCGACTGGGACACCGAGGAGCTGCTCGAACGCTCCTCCGTGGCGTTCGACGCGATGCTGCTCGGCGACAACCACCACCCCGACCGCGCGCAGGTCGGGGAGACGTGGGTCACCTACTGCGGTTCGACCGAACGAACGAGCGCCGCGGAACGCGACGACCGGGGCTACAACCTCGTCACCTTCGGTTCCGAGGACGGATCGACGGGCGACGACGTCCACATCACCCGTCGCGGCCTCCCCACCCGCGAGTTCGTCTTCGTCGACGTCGAACTCGGCGAGGGCAAGGGCGCAGAACGCGTCCTCGAGCGGGTCGGTCAGCACGACCTCGCGGACCGGGTCGTCGTCGTCACCGTCGAGGGCGAGGGGAACGCGATCACGCCCGCCGACGTCGAGTCGTTCGCTCGCGACCGCGGCGCGCTGATCGCTCGGGTGAACGACGCCCGCGAGATCGAGGCCGAGGGCGACGTGACCGTGAGCTTCGCGGACCCAGACGCGGCGGTCCGGGAGTCGATCCGCGATCTGGGGTTGAGCGAGGCCGCGAGCGACATCGACGAGACCGTCCGCGCGAGCAAGGTCGCCGACTCGAACGTCCGCGAGACGGTCGAGGAGCGGGTCCGGACCCTGCTCGAGGAGGATCCCGACGCCTTCGACGGTGGAGAGATCGGACCGTCCGAGGACGAGACGGCGGCCGACGAGCCGGCCGATCCCGACGGGACCGGAACCGACGTCGCCGAAACCACCGAGGTCGCGGAGGACGCCGCCACCGACGGCATCGAGAACGCGAACGTCGGGACCGTCGACGCCGAAACCGCGGAGAACGCCGACGACGACGGCGTCCACGACGTCGAGGCGGCGGAGGTCGCGGAGGGGCCCGGCGGCACGGGCGACGGCCAGTCCTCGATGGAGGAGTACCTGTGA
- the pan1 gene encoding proteasome-activating nucleotidase Pan1 yields the protein MTDTVEDIDLPYEEDTSKQEKIESLRERLTVLEDQNEEMRDKLLDANAENNKYQQKLERLTHENKKLKQSPLFVATVQELTDEGVIIKQHGNNQEALTEVTEEMRAEIEPDSRVAVNNSLSIVKTLDSETDVRARVMQVEESPDVTYADIGGLDEQMNEVRETVEMPLLKPDAFEKVGIDPPSGVLLHGPPGTGKTMLAKAVANETDATFIKMAGSELVHKFIGEGAKLVRDLFEVARAHEPAVLFIDEIDAIASKRTESKTSGDAEVQRTMMQLLSEMDGFEDRGEIRIIAATNRFDMLDRAILRPGRFDRLIEVPKPDEEGRKLIFEIHTRNMNVADDVDFESLADEAEEASGADIKAICTEAGMFAIRDDRTEVRMADFEAAWEKIQAEDEDEDVSKTFA from the coding sequence ATGACCGACACGGTAGAGGACATCGACCTGCCATACGAGGAGGACACCTCCAAGCAGGAGAAGATCGAGTCGTTGCGCGAGCGCCTCACGGTCCTCGAGGACCAGAACGAGGAGATGCGCGACAAGCTGCTCGACGCGAACGCCGAGAACAACAAGTACCAGCAGAAGCTCGAGCGGCTGACCCACGAGAACAAGAAGCTCAAGCAGTCTCCGCTGTTCGTCGCCACCGTCCAGGAGCTCACCGACGAGGGCGTCATCATCAAACAGCACGGCAACAACCAGGAGGCGCTCACCGAGGTCACCGAGGAGATGCGCGCCGAGATCGAGCCCGACAGCCGGGTCGCGGTCAACAACTCGCTGTCGATCGTCAAGACCCTCGACAGCGAGACCGACGTGCGCGCCCGCGTGATGCAGGTCGAGGAGAGCCCCGACGTCACCTACGCCGACATCGGCGGGCTCGACGAACAGATGAACGAGGTGCGCGAGACCGTCGAGATGCCGCTTCTCAAGCCCGACGCCTTCGAGAAGGTCGGGATCGACCCGCCGAGCGGCGTCCTGCTGCACGGCCCGCCGGGCACCGGCAAGACGATGCTCGCGAAGGCCGTCGCCAACGAGACCGACGCCACCTTCATCAAGATGGCCGGCTCCGAGCTCGTCCACAAGTTCATCGGCGAGGGCGCGAAGCTGGTTCGTGACCTCTTCGAGGTCGCCCGTGCCCACGAACCCGCGGTGCTGTTCATCGACGAGATCGACGCGATCGCCTCGAAGCGAACGGAGTCGAAGACCTCGGGCGACGCCGAGGTCCAGCGTACCATGATGCAGCTCCTCTCGGAGATGGACGGCTTCGAGGACCGCGGCGAGATCCGCATCATCGCCGCCACCAACCGCTTCGACATGCTCGATCGTGCGATCCTCCGGCCGGGTCGGTTCGACCGACTCATCGAGGTGCCCAAGCCCGACGAGGAGGGTCGCAAGCTCATCTTCGAGATCCACACCCGCAACATGAACGTCGCCGACGACGTCGACTTCGAGTCGCTCGCCGACGAGGCCGAGGAGGCCAGCGGCGCGGACATCAAGGCGATCTGCACCGAGGCCGGCATGTTCGCGATCCGCGACGACCGCACCGAGGTCCGGATGGCCGACTTCGAGGCCGCCTGGGAGAAGATCCAGGCCGAGGACGAGGACGAGGACGTCTCGAAGACGTTCGCGTAA
- a CDS encoding polymer-forming cytoskeletal protein, which produces MSLRPDPLSELAIPAGTVVEEHDLVVDGDVLVGGQSTIEFGVRGRNVVAGERTRFGGHIEAEGDCRLDTWCTVADDVLVGGDAYLGERVEIDGRLVVGGDLDIGDDVQIAEGFEASGWIVIRNPMPTIVFLFMYLTHLLRIGEDDAAGELVEELFDEDDESDPLTVPQGATVSDDAWRVSAPARIGRDCRLHGNIRAESVTVDEETEIFGSLRARGDIDVAAGTVVHGDVTTRSGTVTVADGARVWGDISCEHLELARDAVVDGTIRARGEVQTGVMPSEPDPDGSPQ; this is translated from the coding sequence GTGTCACTCCGACCGGACCCTCTCTCGGAGCTCGCGATCCCCGCCGGAACCGTCGTCGAGGAACACGACCTGGTGGTCGACGGCGACGTCCTCGTCGGCGGCCAGAGTACGATCGAGTTCGGCGTTCGTGGACGGAACGTGGTCGCCGGCGAGCGCACCCGCTTCGGCGGCCACATCGAGGCGGAGGGCGACTGCCGGCTGGACACCTGGTGTACCGTCGCGGACGACGTACTCGTCGGCGGCGACGCCTACCTCGGCGAGCGCGTCGAGATCGACGGACGGCTGGTCGTCGGCGGCGACCTCGACATCGGCGACGACGTCCAGATCGCCGAGGGGTTCGAGGCCAGCGGCTGGATCGTCATCCGCAACCCGATGCCGACGATCGTCTTCCTCTTCATGTACCTCACGCACCTGCTCCGGATCGGCGAGGACGACGCCGCCGGCGAGCTCGTCGAGGAGCTGTTCGACGAGGACGACGAGTCCGACCCGCTCACCGTTCCGCAGGGGGCGACCGTCTCCGACGACGCCTGGCGAGTGTCGGCGCCCGCCCGCATCGGGCGGGACTGCCGGCTCCACGGCAACATCCGCGCGGAGTCGGTCACGGTCGACGAGGAGACGGAGATCTTCGGCAGCCTCCGCGCCAGGGGCGACATCGACGTCGCGGCGGGGACCGTCGTCCACGGCGACGTGACCACCCGGAGCGGCACCGTCACCGTCGCCGACGGCGCCCGGGTCTGGGGCGACATCTCCTGTGAGCACCTCGAACTCGCCCGCGATGCCGTGGTCGACGGGACGATCCGTGCCCGCGGTGAGGTCCAGACCGGAGTCATGCCCTCCGAGCCCGATCCCGACGGCTCGCCCCAGTAG
- a CDS encoding DUF5800 family protein produces MTTLSIDGEGVDVVYEGTEFRLERELIEEATQKRYWDVTDHEILQMVEKDPALRGEPRRVGDIVQ; encoded by the coding sequence ATGACGACGCTATCGATCGACGGTGAGGGCGTCGACGTAGTCTACGAGGGAACCGAGTTCCGTCTCGAACGCGAACTGATCGAGGAGGCCACACAGAAGCGTTACTGGGACGTCACCGACCACGAGATCCTGCAGATGGTCGAGAAGGACCCTGCCCTGCGCGGCGAGCCTCGACGGGTCGGCGACATCGTCCAGTAG
- a CDS encoding 4Fe-4S dicluster domain-containing protein gives MPIDSSFEQNREKVDTHRGHDVWGPVDEPEQLGIHGTHVAVDFDICIADGACLEDCPVDVFEWVDTPDHSESEIKADPTNEAQCIDCMLCVDVCPVDAIDVDAGRAGRS, from the coding sequence ATGCCCATTGACTCCTCGTTCGAACAGAACCGAGAGAAGGTAGACACCCATCGAGGCCACGACGTCTGGGGCCCGGTCGACGAGCCAGAGCAGCTAGGAATCCACGGTACGCACGTCGCCGTGGACTTCGACATCTGCATCGCCGACGGTGCGTGTCTGGAGGACTGCCCGGTCGACGTCTTCGAGTGGGTCGACACGCCGGACCACTCCGAGAGCGAGATCAAGGCGGATCCGACGAACGAGGCCCAGTGCATCGACTGCATGCTCTGCGTCGACGTCTGCCCGGTCGACGCCATCGACGTCGACGCCGGCCGCGCGGGACGCAGCTGA
- a CDS encoding FAD-dependent monooxygenase has translation MTNANDVSDTGPQDKTEDAPAEALDRGEATDVSEDAEEYEHYEAVVVGCGPGGAAAAATLARNGVETLVLERGVDAGSKNVSGGLLYAEESAPYTIDGLFPDFREEAAERPITDYYLHNVAGEKVKTFDITDLHEHDTEWSDAVLRRRMDSWLARRVHEMTRETGGGLLTEVRVNGLLREDSEGRIVRPSDRASGQSPRADGEIVGVTCDELDPIRADLIVAADGVNSELARDAGLMDWEEPEQWFQGVKAVVDLPDVDERFDISPEEGEAHLFSGDLFSDVRGGGFLYTNEDSLSIGTVFHLDSLVAEEAEPHELLDALLTHPLLGQWLDEEYHEREYSAKLVPDSKKVAHRAPHEDRLVLVGDAAGQMQAQGPIIKGMNHAVTAGALAAEAFVEAKLRGEPHTAGERYAARLDDEGVMAKLRPRRYDAANALGGSGPASRLTDRLVESSVGRLGIRALSRANGLERLYSSPYLSMMVPDTATPYVTLPGAIAEELGEPVEGTNEIEPPSLADRIGELTYDTDVGNPHIELLDESYEASGAAVTACPVSARDFGGGCYRDEVVQTNGNEERLVSLDTQPCVECGTCAIVADTKWEHPRGGKGVEFRKG, from the coding sequence ATGACGAACGCGAACGACGTGAGCGATACCGGCCCGCAGGACAAGACCGAGGACGCGCCGGCCGAGGCGCTCGACCGCGGCGAGGCGACCGACGTGAGTGAGGACGCCGAGGAGTACGAACACTACGAGGCGGTCGTCGTCGGTTGCGGGCCCGGCGGCGCGGCCGCGGCGGCGACGCTCGCGAGAAACGGCGTCGAGACGCTGGTGCTCGAACGCGGCGTCGATGCCGGCTCGAAGAACGTCTCGGGCGGGCTGCTCTACGCCGAGGAGTCCGCACCGTACACGATCGACGGGCTGTTCCCCGACTTTCGCGAGGAGGCCGCCGAACGCCCGATAACCGACTACTACCTCCACAACGTCGCGGGCGAGAAGGTGAAGACGTTCGACATCACCGACCTTCACGAGCACGACACCGAGTGGTCCGACGCCGTGCTCCGCCGGAGGATGGACTCGTGGCTCGCGCGGCGCGTCCACGAGATGACCCGGGAAACCGGCGGCGGCCTGCTGACCGAGGTCCGGGTCAACGGCCTGCTCCGGGAGGATAGCGAGGGGCGCATCGTGCGTCCCTCGGACCGTGCGAGCGGGCAGAGCCCGCGAGCAGACGGGGAGATCGTCGGCGTCACCTGCGACGAACTCGATCCCATTCGTGCGGATCTGATCGTCGCGGCCGACGGCGTCAACAGCGAACTCGCGCGCGACGCCGGACTGATGGACTGGGAGGAGCCCGAACAGTGGTTCCAGGGAGTGAAGGCCGTCGTCGACCTGCCCGACGTCGACGAGCGCTTCGATATCAGCCCCGAGGAGGGCGAGGCCCACCTGTTCTCGGGCGACCTCTTCTCGGACGTCCGCGGCGGGGGCTTCCTCTACACGAACGAGGACTCGCTGTCGATCGGGACGGTCTTCCACCTCGACTCGCTGGTGGCCGAGGAGGCCGAACCCCACGAGCTGCTCGACGCGCTGCTCACCCACCCGCTGCTGGGTCAGTGGCTCGACGAGGAGTACCACGAGCGCGAGTACAGCGCGAAGCTGGTGCCCGACTCGAAGAAGGTCGCCCACCGCGCGCCGCATGAGGACCGACTCGTCCTCGTCGGCGACGCAGCCGGCCAGATGCAGGCTCAGGGGCCGATCATCAAGGGGATGAACCACGCCGTGACGGCGGGCGCGCTCGCCGCCGAGGCGTTCGTCGAGGCGAAGCTCCGCGGCGAGCCCCACACGGCGGGCGAGCGCTACGCCGCACGCCTGGACGACGAGGGCGTGATGGCGAAGCTCCGGCCCAGGCGCTACGACGCCGCGAACGCGCTCGGCGGGAGCGGGCCGGCCTCGAGGCTCACCGACCGCCTCGTCGAGTCCTCGGTCGGTCGCCTGGGCATCCGCGCGCTCTCGCGGGCGAACGGACTCGAACGGCTCTACAGCTCGCCGTATCTCTCGATGATGGTGCCCGACACCGCGACACCGTACGTGACGCTGCCGGGCGCGATCGCCGAGGAGCTCGGCGAACCGGTCGAGGGAACGAACGAGATCGAGCCGCCGAGCCTCGCCGACCGGATCGGCGAGCTCACCTACGACACCGACGTCGGCAACCCACACATCGAGCTGCTCGACGAGTCCTACGAGGCCAGCGGCGCCGCGGTGACGGCGTGTCCGGTCAGCGCGCGGGACTTCGGCGGCGGTTGCTACCGCGACGAGGTCGTGCAGACCAACGGCAACGAGGAACGCCTGGTCAGCCTCGACACCCAGCCCTGTGTCGAATGCGGTACCTGTGCGATCGTCGCCGACACGAAGTGGGAACATCCACGGGGCGGCAAGGGCGTCGAGTTCCGCAAGGGATGA
- a CDS encoding electron transfer flavoprotein subunit beta/FixA family protein, whose protein sequence is MYTITLTKGVPDFSEGAVSFDEDGHLERGKTPTVMNPNDEFALRAALQTKVRHGGTAAVMSMGPPGYGEILQEAMRSVYADELYLLSDREMAAADTWATAITLATGIEKVAEQREQPDLVFAGFKTADGETGHTGPQACWCLDWPILTHVIALDVVEGTSTGNQNSRSSDDVDEEERTVRAKRLVEGDIEEIETVEAPLPAVIVTDPEFEPVYRRAEHRLTHKDLREETTERAKSHEDHLTTWDHADLNLDPDYIGLDGSPTIVSGVDPIPKPPSEREATMVEPDDESRMGEVLDELLPYAEGGRAAAGGD, encoded by the coding sequence ATGTACACGATCACGCTAACGAAGGGCGTACCGGACTTCAGCGAGGGCGCGGTCTCGTTCGACGAGGACGGCCACCTCGAGCGCGGGAAGACGCCGACGGTGATGAACCCGAACGACGAGTTCGCGCTGCGGGCGGCCCTCCAGACGAAGGTCAGACACGGCGGTACCGCGGCGGTGATGAGCATGGGCCCGCCGGGCTACGGCGAGATCCTCCAGGAGGCGATGCGCTCGGTCTACGCCGACGAGCTCTACCTCCTCTCCGACCGGGAGATGGCCGCCGCGGACACCTGGGCGACGGCGATCACGCTCGCGACCGGGATCGAGAAGGTCGCCGAGCAGCGCGAGCAGCCCGACCTCGTCTTCGCGGGGTTCAAGACCGCCGACGGCGAGACCGGCCACACCGGGCCGCAGGCCTGCTGGTGTCTCGACTGGCCGATCCTCACGCACGTCATCGCGCTCGACGTCGTCGAGGGAACCTCGACTGGCAATCAGAACTCGCGGAGTTCTGATGACGTCGACGAGGAGGAACGCACCGTCCGGGCGAAACGGCTCGTCGAGGGGGACATCGAGGAGATCGAGACCGTCGAGGCGCCGCTTCCGGCGGTGATCGTCACCGACCCCGAGTTCGAGCCCGTCTACCGTCGAGCCGAGCACCGTCTCACCCACAAGGACCTCCGCGAGGAGACGACCGAGCGCGCGAAGTCCCACGAGGACCACCTCACGACCTGGGACCACGCGGACCTGAACCTCGATCCCGACTACATCGGGCTCGACGGCTCGCCGACGATCGTCTCGGGCGTCGACCCGATCCCGAAACCCCCCTCCGAGCGCGAGGCGACGATGGTCGAGCCGGACGACGAGTCGAGGATGGGGGAGGTGCTCGACGAGCTGCTTCCGTACGCCGAGGGCGGCCGGGCGGCCGCGGGGGGTGACTGA
- a CDS encoding GNAT family N-acetyltransferase codes for MNAQQQPDLDHSDRERIYEYVKEHGPAGYEETQQAVFPQDPGGFRHHVAIMKRNGLLEEALGGGLQVVPELEGEEEEFTRDGIEFHVRPARQADLSGILGVLRQVAEKRTYIVAESVAQELDHEGELLRRDDVESRVFFVATVNDEVVGWTHLQSPEIEKLSHTAELTTGVLEEYRGHGLGGHLLERGLEWAASQGYERVYQSIPSTNEAAIEFLEGHDWEVEAVREGHYKIDGEYVDEVMMAARL; via the coding sequence ATGAACGCCCAACAGCAGCCGGACCTCGACCACAGCGACCGCGAACGCATCTACGAGTACGTCAAGGAACACGGACCCGCCGGCTACGAGGAAACCCAGCAGGCGGTGTTCCCGCAGGATCCCGGCGGTTTCCGCCACCACGTCGCGATCATGAAGCGAAACGGCCTGCTCGAGGAGGCGCTCGGCGGCGGGCTCCAGGTCGTTCCCGAGCTCGAAGGCGAGGAGGAGGAGTTCACCCGCGATGGCATCGAGTTCCACGTCCGGCCCGCCCGCCAGGCCGACCTCTCGGGGATCCTCGGCGTCCTTCGACAGGTCGCGGAGAAGCGCACCTACATCGTCGCGGAGTCGGTCGCCCAGGAGCTCGATCACGAGGGCGAACTGCTCCGGCGGGACGACGTCGAGTCGCGGGTGTTCTTCGTCGCGACGGTCAACGACGAGGTCGTCGGCTGGACGCACCTCCAGTCGCCGGAGATCGAGAAGCTCTCGCACACCGCGGAGCTGACGACGGGCGTCCTCGAGGAGTACCGCGGCCACGGCCTCGGCGGCCACCTGCTCGAGCGCGGCCTGGAGTGGGCGGCCTCGCAGGGCTACGAACGGGTCTACCAGAGCATCCCCTCGACCAACGAGGCGGCCATCGAGTTCCTCGAGGGGCACGACTGGGAGGTCGAGGCCGTCCGCGAGGGCCACTACAAGATCGACGGCGAGTACGTCGACGAAGTGATGATGGCGGCCAGGCTGTAG